The Natronosporangium hydrolyticum nucleotide sequence CGCCAGCACGCCCGGCTTGTTCTCCACCAACACCGAGAGGGTGTGTCTGCTCATCGTGGTCACTCTCACAGGTCGTCGTCGTCGAAGATCGGGCGCGCGCCCCGGGCGGACATGATCTCGTCATTGCTGGTGCCGGCGGCCACCATCGGCCACACCATCGCGTCCTTGCCGACCACGAAGTCGACCACCACCGGCGCGTCGGTGACCTTCATCGCCGCCTCGATCGTGGCGTCGATGTCCTGCGCCGACTCGCAGCGCAGCCCGACACAGCCCAGCGCCTCGGCGAGCTTCACGAAGTCCGGCACCCGGTGCTTGTGCGTACCCAGGTCGGTGTTGGAGTACCGCTCGTCGTAGAAGAGGGTCTGCCACTGCCGGACCATGCCCAGGTTGCCGTTGTTGATCACCGCCACCTTGATCGGGATGCCCTCCAGCGCGCAGGTGGCGAGCTCCTGATTGGTCATCTGGAAACAGCCGTCACCGTCGATCGCCCAGACGGTGGTGTCCGGTTGCCCCACCTTCGCGCCCATCGCCGCCGGCACCGAATAACCCATGGTGCCGAGACCGCCCGAGTTGAGCCAGGTGTAGGGGCGCTCGTACGAGATGAACTGGCTGGCCCACATCTGGTGCTGGCCGACGCCGGCGACGTAGATCCCCTCCGGCCCGACGATCTCGCCCAACCGCTTGAGCACCTGCTGCGGCGCCATGGTGCCGTCGGCGTGCTCCTCCCAGCCCAACGGGTAGCGGCCCAGCAGGTCATCCAGGTAACGCCACCAGCCGCTGAGATCCGGCTCGCCCCGGGCGGCGTGCTCCGCCTCCACCGCGGCGATCAACTCGTCGATGACGTACTTGGCGTCGCCGACGATCGGCACGTCCGCGTGCCGGTTCTTACCGATCTCCGCCGGGTCGATATCGGCGTGCACCACCGCCGCGCCGGGTGCGAACGAGTCCAGCCGGCCAGTCACCCGGTCGTCGAAGCGGGCGCCGAGCGCCACGATCAGATCCGACTTCTGCAGCCCGGAGACGGCCGCGACGGTGCCGTGCATCCCCGGCATGCCCAGGTGCTGCCGGTGCGAGTCGGGGAACGCCCCCCGCGCCATCAGCGTGGTGGTGACCGGCGCCCCGGTCAGCTCCGCCAGCCGGCGCAGCCCCTCGGTCGCCCCGGCCTTGAGCACCCCGCCGCCGACGTACAAGATCGGGCGGGCAGCGCTGGTGAGCAGCCGGGCCGCGGCCACGATCTGCTTGCCGTGCGGATGCAGCGTGGGCCGGTAACCGGCGAGCTCCTGCACCGGCGGCCAGCTGAAGGTGGTCGCCGCCTGCAGGACATCCTTGGGGATGTCGACCAGCACCGGGCCGGGACGGCCGGTCGCGGCGAGGTGGAACGCCTCGGCCAGCACCCGCGGGATCTCCTCGGCGGTCTGCACCAGATAGTTGTGCTTGGTGATCGGCAGCGTGATGCCGTAGATATCGGCCTCTTGGAACGCGTCGCTACCGATCGCGCTACTCGGCACCTGGCCGGTGATCGCCACCATCGGCACCGAGTCCATGTTCGCGTCGGCGATCGGGGTCACCAGGTTGGTGGCGCCCGGGCCGGAGGTGGCGAAGCACACCCCGACCTTGCCGGTGGCCTGCGCGTACCCGGTCGCGGCGTGGCCGGCCCCCTGCTCATGCCGGACCAGGATGTGTCGCACCGACGAGTCGAAGAGCGGGTCGTACGCGGGCAGGATCGCCCCGCCGGGGATGCCGAACGCTACCTCGACCCCCAGCGCTTCCAGCGACTTGACCAGGGAACCGGCCCCGGTCGTCGGAGTCCTGGGGCCGGCCGGCGGCTCGGCGTCCGGGCGGGCCGGCTTGTGCCCGGCAGCGTGGTGAGGATGGTCACCCGCCGAGCCCCGGCCCGACCGGCTGGCCGCGCGTTGCGCGAGTAGCTGGGGGTTGGGTCTGGTCATGTCAGTCACCTAAGCCTTGAGAACCAGTCGTGCGGATACTTGTATTAGGAGAAGGTGTGCGAACTCGGGTCACGTCTAACACAGCGCAAAATAAAAGCCCTCGTGCAACGGTTGCACGGGGCTAGCGCACTCTCGCGGTGGGAGAGTGCGCTCAGGTAAGTACTCGAGATGACTGGTACGTCACGACACATAGCATGCCTGCTCCCAGCCTCTGAGTCAACCTCTCTCAAATACTGGTACGGCGGGTCGCGAATCCTGGTCAGCCGGGTGAATGGTGCCACACTGGGAGGCATGCCCGAGCTACGCAGCCGTACCTCGACCCACGGCCGGACCATGGCCGGCGCCCGCGCCCTGTGGCGGGCCACCGGCATGACCGACGACGACTTCGGCAAGCCGATCGTGGCGATCGCCAACAGCTTCACCCAATTCGTGCCCGGCCACGTCCACCTGAAGGACCTCGGCGGGCTGGTCGCCGACTCGGTGGCGAGCGCCGGCGGCGTAGGCCGCGAGTTCAACACCATCGCGGTCGACGACGGCATCGCCATGGGCCACGGCGGCATGCTCTACTCCCTACCCAGCCGGGAGCTGATCGCCGACGCGGTGGAGTACATGGTCAACGCCCACTGCGCCGACGCCCTGGTCTGCATCTCGAACTGCGACAAGATCACCCCGGGGATGCTGCTCGCCGCGATGCGGCTGAACGTTCCGACCGTCTTCGTCTCCGGCGGCCCGATGGAGGCCGGCAAGACCGTCGCGGTCGACGGGGTGGTCCACCGCAAGCTGGACCTGATCTCCACCATGATCGCCTCGGCCGACGAGGCGGTCAGCGACGCCGAGCTCGGCGAGATCGAACGCTCCGCCTGCCCCACCTGCGGCTCCTGCTCCGGCATGTTCACCGCCAACTCGATGAACTGCCTCACCGAGGCGATCGGGCTAGCGCTGCCGGGCAACGGTTCGACGCTGGCCACCCACGCCGCCCGCAAGGCCCTCTTCACCCAGGCTGGCGAGATCATCGTCGACCTGGCGAAGCGGTACTACGACGGCGACGACGAAACCGTGCTGCCCCGCGCCATCGGTTCGGCCGCCGCGTTCGACAACGCGGTCGCGCTCGACGTGGCGATGGGCGGCTCCACCAACACGGTGCTGCACCTGCTCGCCGCCGCCCGCGAGGCCGAACTCGACTTCCACGTCGACCGGATCGACGAGATCTCCCGCCGGGTGCCGTGCCTGTCGAAGGTCGCGCCGAACTCCCCCGACTACTACATGGAGGACGTCCACCGGGCCGGCGGCATCCCGGCCATCCTGGGTGAGCTGGACCGGGCCGGCCTGCTGCGCCGCGAGGTGCACGCGATCCACTCGCCCTCGCTGACCCAGTGGCTCGCCGACTGGGACATCCGCGGCGGCACCGCCCGGCCCGAGGCGGTGGAGCTCTACCACGCCGCACCCGGCGGTGTGCGCACCACCGAGCCGTTCTCCACCGAAAACCGCTGGAGTTCGCTCGACACCGACCAGGCCACCGGCTGCATCCGCGACGCCGCCCACGCCTACACCGCCGACGGTGGGCTGGCGATCCTCGCCGGCAACCTGGCGCCGGAGGGTTGCGTCGTGAAGACCGCCGGGGTCCCGGCCGACCGGCTCACCTTCCGCGGCCCGGCGAAGGTGTTCGAGTCACAGGACGCCGCGGTCGCGGCCATCCTCGGCAAGGAGATCGTCGCCGGCGACGTGGTGGTGATCCGCTACGAGGGCCCGCGCGGCGGCCCGGGCATGCAAGAGATGCTCTACCCCACCTCGTTCCTGAAGGGACGCGGTCTCGGTCAGGTGTGCGCGCTCGTCACCGACGGCCGGTTCTCCGGTGGCAGCTCCGGCCTGTCGATCGGGCACATCTCCCCGGAGGCGGCCGGCGGCGGGTTGATCGCGCTGGTCCGCGACGGCGACCCGATCGAGATCGATATCCCGGCCCGGTCGATCCGGCTCGACGTCGGCGACGACGAGTTGGCCGCGCGCCGGGTGGCCGAGGAGAAGCGAGACCGCCCGTACACCCCGGTGGATCGGGAACGCACGGTCTCGGCGGCGCTGCGCGCGTACGCGTCGATGGCGACCAGCGCCAGCGACGGCGCCTACCGCCGCGTGCCGGAGTAGCAGCTCACGCCCGATCCTCATCCCACCAGGCGAGCGAAAGCTGCGCCCGGATCGTCCGATCCTTGGTGATCAGCGGCGTGGCGGTGGCAATCGCTTGCGCTGCCAGCAGCCGGTCGAACGGGTCACGGGTCCACGTCAGCTCCGTCGCGGCCTCGCAGACCAGGGCAGCCGGTGGATCGGTCACCGACATCTCCAGCTTGGCGGTCAACTCCTCCAGCACCTGGGCAGCGGGCACGGTCAGCTTCCCCACCTCATGAAGGTAGTGCAGCTCAAGCCGCACGAACGGAGACAATCCGAGGGGTTCCGCGTTCAGTCGGCGCCGCACCGCGGCCGGCAGCAACCGATCGGGGTCGGCATAGAGCCAGACCAACACGTGAGTGTCGAGCAGGATCACGGCCGCCACTCACTGGACCAGTCAAGATGGACGAGGTCCTCCGGGTCACCGACGATCGCACCCGGGTGTGCCTGGAGCCGGGCCAGTTTGTCCGGGGCTTCCACCGGCACCAGTCGCAGCCGCCGGCCGCCCCGCTCGATCTCGAGCGGCTCGCCCGACCGCAACACCTCGTCAAGGAGCCGGTAGACATTCTGGCGTAGCTCCGATGCCGTGATCGCCATCGCGCACCTCCCACGTACGTACACCAGACTAGCACGTACGTACCGAGACGCCCCCGACGCGTTGACCATGGGATTAGGGACCGATTTGAGCCCGAATCATGTACCTAGGTCCATGATCAACTCGGGAAGTCGTTGGTGCAGCGGAGGACGGGGGGCTCGGTCAGAGCGGTCTCGTCCAGGTCGGTGACGCCGGTGATGGTGAACGTCGCCGACTCCCCCGGCAACAGCGTCACCAACGCCTCATCAACCTCGGCCGCCGGGTCCAGCCGGTCCGGAAAGAGCGTCAGCTCCCGCAGCAACGTCCGGGCGGTCACCGTCACCTGGGTGCCGGCCGGCGAGCGCGACACCACCGCGTCGTACTCCGCCGTCGGGTAGGCCAGGTCGACATCCTCGGCGAAGAACCACCACGCCCGCTCCTCCCCCGCAGTAGCGAGCAGCAACTCCCGGATCGGCTCCCCAGCGCTAGCGACCGGGGCCGGCAACGGCAACGTCACCGCTGACCGAGGCGCCACCGTGACCGGCGCCTCGTGCTTGGCGAGCGGCTCGCCGGCCAGACTCATCCGGGTCACCACCGCCTCGGTAGACCACGGCTCCGCCGACTCGTTGACCGCCACCAGCACCAGGCCCTCCTCCCGGGGCTGGATGGTGAGCAGCCGGTCGGCGAACATCCGGCGCAGCGCGTACCACAGCGGTTTGCGGCGGCCGTCGCCGTCGATCGCCGCCCACGAGGTGACCGGCCAGCAGTCGTTGAGCTGCCACACGATCGCCCCCATGCAGACCGGCCGAAGCGACCGAAAGTGCTCCACCCCGACCGTGATCGCCCGGGCCTGGGTCAGCTGGGTATACCAGTGCCAGTCGTCGAAGTCGCGGGGCGCGGGCAGGTGCGCCCGCAGCCCGCGCCACAGCTTGCCGTCGCCGTCGCGGGCCTTCTGGTGGTGGCGCATCCCCGGCGAATCACTCGCCAACGGCTGGTCGGAGATCGCCCGGCGCAACGTCGCGTACGCCGGCGGCGCCTGCCACCCGAACTCGGCCACGAACCGCGGAGTGTACGAGCGGTAGTGGGTGTAGTCGACGTCGTTCCAGACGTCCCAGATGTGCATGCTGCCGTGCCCCGGCTCGTTCGGGTGCCGGTGCGGGGTGCCCGAGTAGGGGCTGCCCGGCCAGTACGGCCGGGTGGGGTCCAGCTCGGCCACGATCTGGGGCAACGTCTCGAAGTAGTACTTCGCTCCCCAGCTGCGCCCGCGCAGCTGCGGCTGCCAGTCCCAGTCGTGCCAGCCCCAGATGTTCTCGTTGTTGCCTGTCCAGGTCACCAGGCTGGGATGGTGGGCGAGCCGGAGCACGTTGTCGCGCGCCTCGGCGGCCACCTCCTCGGCGACCGGCGACTCCTCCGGGTAGGCGGCGCAGGCGAAGAGGAAGTCCTGGGCGACCAGCAGCCCCTTCTCGTCGCAGAGCTCGTAGAAGTCGGCCGACTCGTAGATCCCGCCGCCCCACACCCGCAGCAGGTTCAGGTTCGCCTCGCACGCCTGGTCGAGGCGCTGCGCATACCGCTGCCGGGTCACCCGGGTCACGAACGCGTCGTCGGGGATCCAGTTGACTCCCCGGACGAAGACCGGCACTCCGTTTACGACGAGGGTGTACGGGGTGCCGTCGGCGTCCGAGGTGGTGTCGAGCCGCACCGACCGGAACCCGATCCGACGCTGCCACCGGTCCAGCTCCTCGCCATGCCGGTCGTGCAGCTGCACCTCCAGCTCGTAGAGGGGCTGGTCGCCGTAGCCGCGGGGCCACCACCGGGCGGGGTCACGCACCGCCAGCGTGACCGTGGCGTGCCGTTGGGTCGGCCCGAGCAGCACATGCCCCGGCTGCACCTCGGCCCGCTGGCCGTCCAGCGCGGCCGGCCGCTGCCCCGGCTCGCCGTCCCAACCGGGGTAGACCGGACCGCGTACCACCGCGGTGACGGTCACTGGCTCCTCCGCGGCGGACTCGGCCCGGATCACCGAGACCTGGAGGTCGACCCGACCCTCTCCACCGGCGACGGTGACCTGCGGGCGGACCTGATCGAGCCGGGCGGTGTGCCAGCGGTGCAGGCCGATCTGCCGCCAGATCCCGGCGGTGACCACGTTCGGCCCCCAGTCCCACCCGAAGTTGCACGCCATCTTGCGGATGAACGGGTACGGCTCGGGGTGGTACGGGCCCGGCCGGTCACCCAGCTCTTCCCGCACCCCTTCGGCGTACTGGTAGGCCGAGGTGAAGTGCACGCCGAGCTGGTTCTCGCCCGCCCGCAGCAGCGAGGTCACCGGGAAGCGGTACCGCCGGTGCATGTTCGCGGTGGCGGCGACCTGGTGCCCGTTGACCTCGATCCGGGCGACCGTGTCCAACCCCTCGCAGACCAGGTCGACCTGCCCGGGCGCTGGTCGCTCCTCGTCCGGCCACTCGAACCGGGTCTCATATCGCCAGTCGGTACGGCCGATCCAGGCCAGGTCTCGCTCGTTGTCATCGAGGAAGGGGTCGCAGATCAGGTCGGCGGCGAGGAGGTCGGTGTGCACACAGCCGGGGACCGTGGCGGGCACCGGGTCGGTACGCTCAGCGACCTCCGGTGGCACGGCGTCGCGAGGGGCAACCGGCGCCACCGTCCAGCCATCGTGCAGCGGACGGTAATGGTTCATGGATTCTCTCCTGGCGATGGCCTGAGGGCGCAGGAAAACAGGGTGCAACTACTGAACCGGATAAGTAACCTGACCGTACGGCGCCGTAGCTCTCGTGTCAACGGCGTAACCAGCCAGCGAGAGCCTGGAGACGATAGCGTGTAGTAACCGGTTCAGTTGTCGACCTCAACCGACGGCGAACCGAAGGAAGGACACCCAGTGAAACGACCAACGATCGCCGACATCGCGCGACGGGCCGGCGTCTCCAAGGGCGCCGTGTCGTACGCGCTCAACGGGCAGCCGGGCGTCTCCGAGGCGACCCGGCAACGGGTGCTGACGATCGCCGAGGAGATCGGCTGGAACCCGAACAGCGCCGCCCGGGCGCTCTCCGGCGCCGCCGCGAACGCGATCGGGCTGGCGCTGCGCCGGCCGGCCCGGGTCCTGGGCCTGGAACCCTTCTACATGGAGCTGATCAGCGGGGTGGAGGCTGAGCTCGCCACCGCCTCGTACGGATTGATGTTGCAGGTGGTGGCCGACTCCGAGGCGGAGATCGGGGTCTACCGCCGCTGGTGGGGCGAGCGCCGAGTGGACGGGGTGCTCATCTGCGATCTGCGACTGGACGACCCACGGGTGAAGGCCTTAACCGAGCTGGAGCTGCCGGCGGTGGTGATCGGCGGACCAGACGGTGTGGACGGGCTCGCCAACACCTGGAACGACGACGGTGCCGCGCTCGCCGAGACGGTGGAGTATCTAGCCGCGCTCGGTCACCGCCGGCTGGGACGGGTGGCGGGCCTGTCCGACCTTCGCCACACCCGGGTGCGGGCGGAGGCGTTCGACCAGGCCTGTCGCCGCCTGGCGCTGACCCTGGCGGTGACCGAATCGACCGACTACTCCGGCGAGCAGGGGGCCCAGGCGACCCGCCGGCTGCTCAGCGGCCCGGACCGGCCCACCGCGTTGATCTACGACAACGATGTGATGGCGATCGCCGGCCTTTCGGTGGCGCAGGAGATGGGGCTAGCGGTCCCCGGCGACGTGTCGATCGTCGCCTTCGACGATTCGCCGCTATGCCGGCTGGTGCATCCGCCACTGACCGCGTTGACCCGCGACATCCCCGCCCACGGCGCGCGGGCCGCCCGGCAGCTGCTGGACGTGATCAGCGGAGCGCAACCGCCGATGTCGCAGCAGATGACGACCGCCCGGCTCACCCCCCGGGGGAGCACCGCCAAGCCGGCGCCGACGATCACCCTCCGGTAACCGGCTCCAACTCGGCGAGCATATAGATCGCCCCCATGTCCCAATATCCGCCCCAGGTGACCGGGTAGTGGTTGGGGGTGTCGTCATCGTCGGACGGCCAGTTCGTCCAGGTCGAGTGGTTTACCTGCGACCAGGCGCCGTTATACCACATCGGAATCGCCGGCAGCTCCCGCAGCGTGATCTCCTGCAGCGCCGACATCGTCTCCTGGAACCCCGGGTCACCCACCGACATTCTGGCCAGCCCCTGGGTCAGTTGCCAGGCCTCGGGGTTTTCATATCGGCCCGCGTTGAACTCGGGCTGGCTGTCCCGAATCGGCATATTGAACAGGAACCGGTAGGTCGACCACGGGGTGTTGGTCAGCGGCGTCCGGTTGTCGATGATCAGGTCGAACTCGCCGGCGTTCCGCCGATCGTTGAGGGTGGAGTTCGCCGGGAAGTCGACCGCCAGGCTGATCCCGGCCTCCCGCGCCCCGTCGGCGATGACGAACGCCGCCTCGTTCCAGTCGCTCCACCCGTCGGGCACGATCAGGCTCAGTTCGATCTGGCTGCCGTCGGGGGTCTCGACGTAGCCGTCGCCGGTGGTATCGGAGTAGCCGGCGGCGGCCAGGATCTCCTCGGCCTCCGACGGGTCATACTCGAAGCCGAACTCGGCGACCACTGCGTCATCGACGTAGTCGTCCCAAGTGGGAAGTAGCCCGGTCGGGTCCGCCGCCCGGACGATCCCGCCGTAGACCTGCTCGACGATGGCCGACACATCGATGCTGAACGCGAGCGCGCGGCGGAACTCCGGGTCGTCGAGCGGCGCCCGGGTGGTGTTGGGGACCAGGTAAGCGGTGTTGGCCGAGAGCATGTATGGCTCTTCGGGGTAGAAGGTGGCGACCGCCTCCTGCTCGGCGACGGTCTGTTCGATACCGGGCAGGAAGAAGTTGCTCAGATCAAGCTGATTCTGCACGATCTGCCGGAACGCGATCTCGTTGCTGGCGTTCACCACATCGATCACGTAGCGGGGGCGCATCTCCAGGTCGAGCGCCTCGGTCCCCCACCAGTCGTCGTTGCGCTCCCACACCATCCGGTCCTCGGTATGGCTGTGGTAGAGGTAGGCTCCGGAACCGACTGGATTGTCGTGGTTGGTATGTGTCGGGACGTCTTCTTCCGAGAGCCGGGACCACAGGTGCTCCGGCACGATGTGGTGACTGGTGAGGAAATTGTCCCACTCGCCGCGCCGCGGGTCGCTGAAGGTGAACCGGACCGTGTGGTCATCGAGCGCCACCACCTCGTCCAGCCAGTCGAACACGTCCGCGTACGGCATCCCGTCGATCCGCCCAAGTTCCACAGTGAACACGACGTCGTCGGCGGTCATCGGCGTACCGTCGGACCACTCGATCCCCTGCCGGAGGGTGAGCTCATAGACGTCGTCCTCGACCCAGTCGCTCTGCTCCGCCAGCCAGGGCTCCAACTCCGCGGTCCACGGGTCGAAGAGGTAGAGCGGCTCGTAGAGCAGGCCCCGGACCCCGGTCGCGTCATCTCCCCCGCTGAGCGGATTCCAGGAGGTGGGTGGCCCCCACTGGGAGCCGCCGGTGTAGAGCGTCTCCGCCCGCGGAAACTCCGGCGCGGCCGGTTCGTTGCTGGTGGTCTCCGGTTCAGCGCAGCCGACCGTGGCCGTCAGCGCCACGACCAGCAGCGGGGCCGCGTACCGCATCCGCTTGCGCGCAGGGGACATCATGGGGGCCATGCTAAGGGATACTGGCCGCGAGCGCGCCTGCCTGAACGTTCCCTTCCTGAGCACAGGCCACAAAATGATCTGACTCCACAGTGGCCAAGACCGGTTGCTGCGGATCCGCGGGGGGTTGGCCGCATTCACCGGGATACTGCTCATGATAGAGGCAACGTTCGATTACTTCCCGGTTGTCCAGTTCCAGCTCGGCCGCGACCTCGCTCCACTTCTTGTGCAGCTGCGGCACCGAGCCGAGCAGGATCCGCGAGTACGGGTGCTGCGGGTTGGCGAAGACCTTTCCCGTGTCCCCCATCTCGACCGCGACCCCCTTCCGGAGGATCACCGTCTTCGTGCTGATGTAGTTGCCCAACGCCAGGTCATGGGTGACGAAGAGCACCCCGAGCCCGCGCGCTTTCAGGTCCGCCAACAGGTTTAGCACATCGATCCGAGTCGAAGCATCGAGCATGCTGATCACCTCGTCGGCGACGAGTAGATCGATGTCGAGCAGCAACGCCCGGGCGATCAACATCCGCTGCAACTGACCACCGGAGAGCTGATGCGGATACTTGTTGCGGACCTGGGCCGGGTCCAGCCTGACACTAGCGAGCGTCGAGTCCACCCGCTCCCACCAGGTCGCCGGCTTCACCTCCGGGAAGAACTGATCCCGAACCATCGCCAACACCCGGTCTGCCTTGAAGATCGGGTTGTAGGAGCTGAACGGGTCCTGGAACACTCCCTGCACCTGCCGGTAATACTCGCGTAGCGCGTTACCCCGCAGCCGGGACACGTCCCGGCCCTGAAAGTTGATGGCGCCCCGGCTGATCGAGTTGAGTCGCAGCACCATCCGGCCGATGGTGCTCTTGCCGCTCCCGCTCTCGCCGATCAGCGAGACCACCTCGCCCGGCCCGACACTAAAGCTGACATCGCGGACCGCGACCAGCTCCCGGCCGCCGAAGGTTCCGACCTTGTAGCTCTTCCACACCCGCTCCAACGTCAACATCGTCAGTCAGGCCTTCCAGCAGGCGACGGAGTGGTTCGGAGCGACCTCGACGTAGGGGGGCTCCTCGACACACTTCTCGAACGCGAACGGACACCGATCCCGGAACCGGCAACCCTGCGGCGGGTCCAGCAGATGCGGTGGGCTGCCCGGGATACCGGTCAGCTGCTTGTCGGCGTACCGCACCCCGACCTCCGGCAGCGAGGAGATCAACAGCTGGGTGTAGGGATGCCGTGGCGAGTTGATGATCGTCTCAGTGGACGCCTTCTCTGCCAACTTTCCGGCGTACATCACCATGATCGTGTCGGCGATCTGGTAGACGAGCGAGATGTCGTGCGTCACCACAATCATGCTCTTGACGAACTGCCGGTCCCGGAACTCGACCAGTGTCTCCGCCACCGCCTTCTGAGTGGAGACGTCCAACGCCGAGGTGACCTCATCGGCGATCAGCAGCGAGGGATCCAGCAGCGTCGAGATCACCAACACCATCCGCTGTTTCATCCCGCCAGAGAGCTCCAGCGGATACCGCCCGAGCACCTCCGGGGGCAGCCCCACCAGCTCCAGCCGCCGCTCCAGCTCCGGCAGCAGCTCCCGGTACGAGTGGCCGCGTGACCCCAGCAACTCCGAGATCATCTTTCCGATCTTGCGGATCGGATTCATGGCGCTCATCGCGTACTGCGGGACGATCGAGACCTCGCGGTAGCGGAACTTGTTCATCTTGTGCTGGTCGTGCACCGGCAGGGTGACACCGTCGAGCTCCACCGACCCGCCGATGTACTGCATCCGGCCGTCCAGCCGGATCAGGCTCTTGCTCAGCGTGGTCTTGCCGCAGCCGGACTCCCCCGCGACGCCCATGATCTCGCCGTCGGCGACCTCGAAGGTCACCCCGTCCAGCGCCTGCACATCCCCGCGCATGGTGCGGTAGTAGACCCGCAGCTCCTCAACGCTCAGACTCACGGGTCACATCTCCCTCAGCTTGGGGTTGAACACCTCGTCCAGGCCCACGTTGGTGACGTACGCCGCCCCGGTGATCATCGTGATCGCCAGGCCCGGCGGGATGAACCACCACCACACACCGAGGATCCAGGCGTTGGCCGCCCGCGCCTGCTCCAGCATCAGCCCCAGCGACATCGAATCCCGCGGGCCGAGCCCGAGGAAGTCCAGCGACGCGGCGAAGAGCACCGCCCCGGCGAACAACAGCACGAACGACATCAGCAGATACGAGCCCATGTTCGGAGCGATCTCCTTGCGGATGATCGTCAATGGACGGACGCCGGTGAGTCGAGCGAGGTCGACGAAGTCCCGATTGCGGAGCGAGAACGTCTGGGCCCGGACCGCCCGGGCCACCCAGGGCCAGGAGAAGATGCCGATCACGAAGGCCTGGGTGAAGTGATTGTTGATGCCGAGATAGGCGGTGACCACGATCAGCACCACGAACGCCGGCAGCACCAGCACCACGTTGGTGATAGTCATCAGGATCTCGTCCACCCAACCACCGCGGTAGCCGGCGATGAACCCCATGGTCATCCCGATCAGCGCGGCGATCAGCGCCGCCGAGACCCCGACCAGGAACGACGCCCGGGCCCCGTAGGCGAGCTGGGTGAAGACATCCTGCCCATACCAGGTGGTGCCGACCCAGTGCTCGGCCGACGGTGGCGCCCCCAACGGACCGACGTTGCGCTCCCGCGGCCCGAAATCGGTGAAGAGCGGGCCGATCAACCCCAACAACAGGAAGAAGATGATTATCGAGAGGCCGCCGATCACCTTCGGGTTGCGCAGCGCGAAGTACAGCCCCTCGAACCGGCGGCCCGCCAGCCCACCGGCGCCACCGGCGACCGCGGTCGGGCCGCCCGGCCCACCCGGCGCGCCCGCGGCGGCCGGCGTGGCGGTGGGGTCGACCGCGCCCGCCGGGTTGTCGGCTCCCTCGGGGGTCTTGATGTCGGTCATACAGACGCCCCCTGCATCCCGGTCCGGGTCCGCGGATCGACCCAGACATAGACGATGTCGATGATGAAGTTACAGATCAGCACCCCGATCACGATGAACAGGAGGACTCCCTGCAACAGGAAGAAGTCCCGGGCCGCGATCGAGTCCAGCACCAGCTTGCCCAACCCCGGGTAGCCGAAGACCACCTCGGTCAGGATGTTGCCACCCAAGATCACCCCGAGCTGCAATGCGAGGCCGGTGACCTGCGGAAGCATCGCGTTCCGGAACGCGTACCGCCGGATCAGCCGGGACGGTGCGCCCAACGAACTCAGATAGTTGGAGTAATCCGACTCCAACTCGTAGATCACCAGGTTGCGCATGCCGATCGCCCAACCGCCGAGCGCGACCAGGAACAGCGACAGGAAG carries:
- a CDS encoding ABC transporter ATP-binding protein, with the protein product MSLSVEELRVYYRTMRGDVQALDGVTFEVADGEIMGVAGESGCGKTTLSKSLIRLDGRMQYIGGSVELDGVTLPVHDQHKMNKFRYREVSIVPQYAMSAMNPIRKIGKMISELLGSRGHSYRELLPELERRLELVGLPPEVLGRYPLELSGGMKQRMVLVISTLLDPSLLIADEVTSALDVSTQKAVAETLVEFRDRQFVKSMIVVTHDISLVYQIADTIMVMYAGKLAEKASTETIINSPRHPYTQLLISSLPEVGVRYADKQLTGIPGSPPHLLDPPQGCRFRDRCPFAFEKCVEEPPYVEVAPNHSVACWKA
- a CDS encoding ABC transporter permease, whose product is MTDIKTPEGADNPAGAVDPTATPAAAGAPGGPGGPTAVAGGAGGLAGRRFEGLYFALRNPKVIGGLSIIIFFLLLGLIGPLFTDFGPRERNVGPLGAPPSAEHWVGTTWYGQDVFTQLAYGARASFLVGVSAALIAALIGMTMGFIAGYRGGWVDEILMTITNVVLVLPAFVVLIVVTAYLGINNHFTQAFVIGIFSWPWVARAVRAQTFSLRNRDFVDLARLTGVRPLTIIRKEIAPNMGSYLLMSFVLLFAGAVLFAASLDFLGLGPRDSMSLGLMLEQARAANAWILGVWWWFIPPGLAITMITGAAYVTNVGLDEVFNPKLREM